The Snodgrassella alvi wkB2 genome window below encodes:
- a CDS encoding NAD-dependent succinate-semialdehyde dehydrogenase, translating into MQLHDSALLKTQCYINGQWLNADNGAVISVINPATGNNLADVPRMGTAEAERAVAAAHAALKPWQAKSAKERSNLLRRWFELMMQHQEDLGIILTSEQGKPLAEAKGEIAYGASYLEWYSEEAKRIYGDTIPAPSNDKRIMVLKQPIGVCAAITPWNFPNAMITRKIAPALAAGCTFVIRPASQTPLSALAIAELAQRAGIPPGVVNVITGSSSEIGKVLTEDDRVKKFSFTGSTEVGRKLIAQCAGTVKKVSMELGGNAPFIVFNDADIDAAVEGAMISKFRNAGQTCVCANRLYVQNAVYDEFVDKLAQAIAKLKIGNGLDQGVTVGPLIDAGAVNKVQEHITDAIGKGAEIVTGGTADNHGELFFQPTLLKNVTQDMKVAREETFGPLAPVFRFESEDEVVSWANDTEFGLASYFYSRDIGRIVRVSENLDYGMVAINTGLLSNEAAPFGGVKQSGLGREGSKYGIEDYVEIKYVLLAGIDQ; encoded by the coding sequence ATGCAATTGCATGATTCTGCATTATTAAAAACCCAGTGTTATATAAATGGACAATGGCTGAACGCCGATAATGGCGCAGTTATTTCAGTTATCAATCCAGCTACCGGAAACAATCTGGCAGACGTGCCCCGCATGGGTACAGCAGAAGCTGAACGTGCTGTAGCAGCAGCACATGCAGCATTGAAACCATGGCAAGCCAAATCAGCCAAAGAGCGCAGTAATCTTCTGCGCCGCTGGTTTGAACTAATGATGCAGCATCAGGAAGATCTGGGCATTATCCTGACTTCAGAACAGGGAAAGCCGCTGGCTGAGGCTAAAGGTGAAATTGCCTATGGTGCATCCTATCTGGAATGGTATTCAGAAGAAGCCAAACGTATTTATGGTGATACCATACCCGCACCGTCAAATGACAAACGGATTATGGTACTTAAGCAGCCAATCGGTGTATGTGCAGCCATTACGCCGTGGAATTTTCCGAATGCGATGATTACCCGCAAGATTGCTCCGGCTCTGGCTGCCGGCTGTACTTTTGTTATTCGCCCGGCTTCACAAACACCATTATCTGCACTAGCCATTGCTGAGCTGGCACAGCGTGCCGGCATCCCGCCCGGAGTAGTCAATGTCATTACCGGCAGCTCCAGTGAAATCGGTAAAGTATTAACTGAAGACGATCGGGTAAAAAAATTCAGTTTTACCGGTTCTACAGAAGTAGGTCGTAAACTGATTGCTCAGTGCGCCGGTACTGTAAAAAAAGTATCTATGGAACTGGGTGGTAATGCACCATTTATCGTCTTCAATGATGCTGATATCGATGCAGCCGTAGAAGGTGCGATGATTTCCAAATTCCGCAATGCCGGCCAGACCTGCGTATGTGCCAACCGGTTGTACGTACAAAATGCTGTATATGATGAATTTGTGGATAAACTGGCTCAGGCCATTGCCAAACTGAAAATAGGCAACGGACTGGATCAGGGTGTAACTGTCGGACCATTAATCGATGCAGGTGCGGTTAACAAAGTTCAGGAACATATTACTGATGCTATTGGCAAAGGGGCGGAAATCGTTACCGGCGGAACCGCAGATAATCACGGTGAATTATTTTTCCAGCCTACATTACTGAAAAATGTTACTCAGGACATGAAAGTTGCTCGTGAGGAAACTTTCGGTCCGCTGGCGCCGGTATTTCGTTTTGAAAGCGAAGACGAAGTTGTCAGCTGGGCTAATGACACCGAATTCGGGCTAGCCAGTTATTTCTACAGCCGTGATATCGGCAGAATAGTACGCGTCAGCGAAAATCTGGATTATGGCATGGTAGCCATCAATACAGGACTGCTGTCAAATGAAGCAGCACCTTTTGGCGGCGTCAAGCAATCCGGTCTTGGTCGGGAAGGTTCTAAATACGGTATAGAAGATTACGTTGAAATTAAATATGTACTTCTTGCCGGCATTGACCAGTAA
- the gabT gene encoding 4-aminobutyrate--2-oxoglutarate transaminase, with protein MSQTSNVRQRQLAAAPRGVGFMCDFYIDHAKNAEFWSPEGKRYIDFAGGIGVLNTGHLHPKVQKAVADQLQKFSHTCFNTVPYELYAKVAEKINARAPIAGDKRTMFVTSGAEAVENAIKIARAYTKKRGVIAFNGAFHGRTNLTMALTGKIAPYKVDFGPFPADIVHAPYPNALHGVSIEDALHGLHNIFKCHLAPSDVAAIIIEVVQGEGGFNVTPNEFLRALRQLADEHGIVLIFDEIQSGFARSGKMFATELTGVQPDLMTIAKSLAGGFPLSGVVGKEAIMNAPVVGGLGGTYAGSPLGLAAADAVIDVIEEEKLCERANILGNRLKERFNNLKEVIPSIAEVRGPGSMVAIELVKPGTSEPDAERTKKVQQLALENGLMILTCGQYYNVIRCLYPLTIEDHVFDEALNILETALRQAQ; from the coding sequence ATGAGTCAAACAAGCAATGTTCGTCAGCGTCAACTGGCCGCAGCCCCTCGTGGCGTCGGTTTCATGTGCGATTTTTATATTGATCACGCTAAAAATGCTGAGTTCTGGTCTCCTGAAGGTAAACGTTATATTGACTTTGCCGGAGGCATCGGCGTTCTGAATACTGGTCATCTGCATCCCAAAGTACAAAAAGCAGTAGCTGATCAACTGCAGAAATTTTCGCATACCTGTTTTAATACTGTTCCATATGAGCTGTATGCTAAGGTTGCCGAAAAAATTAATGCCAGAGCACCTATAGCCGGCGACAAACGCACAATGTTTGTTACCTCTGGTGCTGAAGCTGTTGAAAATGCCATTAAAATTGCCCGTGCCTATACCAAAAAACGTGGTGTAATTGCATTTAACGGTGCCTTTCATGGTCGTACCAATCTCACTATGGCTTTAACCGGCAAAATCGCACCCTATAAAGTAGATTTCGGGCCGTTCCCTGCTGATATCGTACATGCACCTTATCCGAATGCACTGCATGGCGTTAGCATTGAAGATGCATTGCACGGTCTTCATAATATTTTCAAATGCCATCTAGCGCCCAGCGATGTTGCTGCTATCATTATCGAAGTAGTTCAGGGTGAAGGCGGCTTTAATGTTACACCAAATGAATTTCTGCGTGCCTTACGCCAGCTAGCTGATGAACACGGAATTGTGCTGATTTTTGATGAAATTCAGTCCGGCTTCGCCCGTAGCGGAAAAATGTTTGCTACCGAATTGACCGGCGTACAGCCAGATTTAATGACTATTGCCAAATCTCTGGCTGGCGGTTTTCCGCTTTCCGGTGTAGTCGGCAAAGAAGCCATAATGAATGCTCCTGTAGTAGGCGGCCTGGGCGGCACTTACGCCGGTAGTCCACTGGGACTGGCTGCTGCTGATGCAGTTATTGATGTTATCGAAGAAGAAAAACTGTGCGAGCGCGCCAATATTCTGGGTAACAGATTGAAAGAACGCTTTAACAATTTAAAAGAAGTTATTCCGTCTATTGCAGAAGTACGCGGACCGGGCTCTATGGTCGCTATTGAATTAGTTAAACCCGGCACCTCAGAACCAGATGCTGAACGAACCAAAAAAGTACAGCAACTGGCGCTGGAAAACGGTCTGATGATTCTGACCTGCGGACAGTATTACAACGTAATTCGTTGTCTCTATCCGCTTACTATTGAAGATCATGTATTTGATGAAGCATTGAATATACTTGAAACTGCCCTGCGTCAGGCTCAATAA
- a CDS encoding sugar efflux transporter: MEENLAIKQKAYIILGSFLVAAFIIGIAGALQAPTLSRYLAEDVKVNPYQVGLFYSINAVAGIVISFLLAQYSDNKGVRRNIILFCCLMGIGNCITFAFSRQYFILVTVGIFFSAFTSAAMPQIFASAREYTDKTGRNVVVFNGILRAQLSLAWVIGPPLSFALAVNYGFTIMYLSAAAMFFVAMLIVFLCFPVIKRPASVTKKQEPKEKIFNNPNVILLFIASISMGTANMMYLIDMPLYIDDILPGSPSLPGHLMGIAAAIEIPAMLIASMLVPRFGNKNLICFAVICGIIFYIGMVSTQNEWMLIGLQFFNGLFIGIIASIGLIYFQDLLPKRTGVASTLFNNCISCSIILAGMLQGVISANFGHQSIYTISLAMVILSFILCLIIQPPPSAIKSPSKVNH, translated from the coding sequence ATGGAAGAAAACCTTGCGATAAAACAAAAGGCTTATATTATTCTGGGTTCTTTTCTGGTTGCCGCATTTATTATTGGTATTGCCGGTGCATTGCAGGCACCGACACTCAGCCGTTATCTTGCCGAAGATGTGAAGGTTAATCCATATCAGGTAGGTTTGTTTTACTCAATCAATGCCGTTGCCGGCATTGTCATCAGCTTTCTGCTGGCACAATACTCTGATAATAAAGGTGTTCGACGGAATATTATTCTATTTTGTTGTCTAATGGGCATAGGAAATTGCATTACATTTGCATTTTCGCGCCAATACTTTATCCTCGTTACCGTAGGCATATTTTTTTCAGCTTTTACCTCTGCAGCTATGCCACAAATTTTTGCATCCGCACGTGAATATACAGATAAAACTGGCCGTAACGTTGTCGTTTTTAATGGTATTTTACGGGCACAATTGTCACTGGCCTGGGTAATCGGTCCGCCATTATCATTTGCATTAGCCGTGAATTACGGATTTACCATTATGTATCTGAGTGCGGCAGCTATGTTTTTTGTTGCCATGCTGATCGTTTTTCTGTGCTTTCCTGTCATAAAACGTCCGGCATCTGTTACTAAAAAACAAGAGCCAAAAGAAAAGATTTTCAATAATCCTAATGTCATTTTGCTGTTTATCGCTTCAATCAGTATGGGTACAGCCAATATGATGTATTTGATTGATATGCCTTTATATATCGATGACATTCTGCCCGGTTCACCGTCACTGCCCGGACATTTGATGGGCATAGCTGCTGCCATTGAAATTCCCGCTATGCTGATTGCCAGCATGCTGGTACCGCGCTTTGGTAATAAAAATCTGATTTGTTTTGCAGTCATTTGCGGCATCATATTTTATATCGGTATGGTTTCGACCCAAAACGAATGGATGCTGATTGGTTTACAATTCTTTAATGGTTTATTTATCGGCATAATAGCCAGTATCGGCCTGATTTATTTCCAGGATTTATTACCTAAACGTACGGGTGTTGCTTCTACATTGTTTAATAACTGTATTTCTTGCAGTATTATTCTGGCCGGTATGTTGCAGGGCGTAATTTCGGCCAACTTCGGCCATCAGAGTATCTATACCATTTCTTTAGCCATGGTAATTTTATCTTTCATCTTGTGCCTGATTATTCAGCCACCGCCTTCAGCAATTAAATCGCCCTCAAAGGTTAATCACTGA
- a CDS encoding asparaginase has protein sequence MNSPKHLAVYYTGGTIGMQQTPAGLAPAANLASLAAPIFQEYSHQLKCDWFICEPLIDSSAITLSNWETWLNWIDSKAENYDGLLILHGTDTIAYSANIIALARPKLNIPVILTGAMLPLEADNSDAPQNLRTALAAFSLPGFTQTAIAFNRQLWPAVGSSKISTEQADAFANPQFGSLAQWSESEGWFNTNLPVAGNSNLSAQYDISTSARIHCFTLTPGANLAMITTSLTHNPPDGVILQSYGNGNTPNDRNFLAAIRQISEQSIPVLNISQVLQGCASAVYAQGHELRAAGVINGGKCNLETAVAILTLAVSNNWNKEQIENLLHTQKLI, from the coding sequence ATGAACTCCCCGAAACATCTGGCTGTTTACTACACTGGCGGAACCATTGGTATGCAGCAAACACCGGCCGGACTGGCTCCGGCAGCCAATCTTGCCAGCCTGGCTGCGCCCATATTTCAGGAATACAGTCACCAGCTCAAATGCGACTGGTTTATTTGTGAACCACTGATTGATTCTTCAGCGATTACCCTTTCAAACTGGGAGACATGGCTTAACTGGATAGACAGCAAAGCTGAAAATTATGATGGTCTGCTCATTCTGCACGGTACCGATACCATAGCCTACAGTGCCAATATAATTGCGCTGGCACGGCCGAAACTGAATATCCCCGTTATCCTTACCGGAGCCATGCTACCCCTGGAAGCTGATAACAGTGATGCACCACAAAACCTGCGTACTGCACTAGCTGCATTCAGCCTGCCGGGTTTTACCCAAACTGCCATTGCCTTTAACAGACAGCTCTGGCCGGCTGTCGGCAGCAGCAAAATCAGTACAGAACAGGCAGACGCATTTGCCAATCCGCAGTTTGGTTCACTGGCTCAATGGTCAGAATCCGAAGGATGGTTTAATACTAATCTGCCTGTTGCCGGCAATTCAAACCTATCTGCACAATATGACATCAGTACATCAGCCAGAATTCACTGCTTTACTCTGACTCCGGGCGCTAATCTGGCAATGATTACCACCAGTCTTACTCACAATCCGCCTGACGGAGTAATTTTACAAAGCTATGGCAATGGCAATACACCTAATGATAGGAATTTTCTGGCTGCAATCAGACAGATTAGTGAGCAATCTATACCTGTTCTGAATATCAGTCAGGTTTTACAGGGATGTGCCTCTGCTGTTTACGCACAAGGACATGAATTGCGTGCAGCCGGCGTTATCAACGGCGGTAAATGTAATCTGGAAACTGCTGTGGCTATCCTGACACTGGCTGTAAGCAATAACTGGAATAAAGAACAAATTGAAAATCTGCTGCATACACAGAAGCTGATTTAA
- the gltX gene encoding glutamate--tRNA ligase, whose protein sequence is MMIRTRFAPSPTGFLHIGGVRTALFSWAFARKHHGKFILRIEDTDLERSTAESVQAIMDGMHWVGLDYDEGPFYQTKRFDRYAEVLRELLTSGHAYYDYTSREELEAMRQEAEARGEHFWYDRRWRPDEGKTLPPVPEGVQPVVRFKMPLTGETAWDDLVKGHIAIANQDLDDLIIARADGTPTYNFCVVVDDYDMGITQVIRGDDHVNNTPKQINILLAMGASLPQYAHLPMILNEKGAKMSKRRDAVSVVDYDRQGILPEALLNYLARLGWGHGDDEFFTMEQFVEWFDLKDVSPSASRFDHEKLLWLNAQHIKASDNSRLAELVRPRLAQQGIEVTEQPDLAEVIALVKERAQDLNQLAEECRYFYAKATPGEKEVAKHWDADAPARMQRFAARLEQLSQWDAESIHALFAPFCETENIKMGKLGMPLRLAVCGTGKTPSIDQVLALLGRDEVLRRLHQN, encoded by the coding sequence ATCATGATTCGTACTCGTTTTGCTCCCAGTCCTACCGGTTTTTTGCATATTGGTGGTGTGCGCACTGCTTTGTTCTCTTGGGCATTTGCACGTAAACATCATGGTAAGTTTATATTACGAATTGAAGACACGGATCTGGAACGTTCTACGGCTGAATCAGTGCAGGCAATTATGGATGGTATGCACTGGGTGGGTCTGGACTATGATGAAGGTCCGTTTTACCAGACAAAGCGCTTTGACCGTTATGCTGAAGTTTTACGTGAGTTATTGACTTCCGGTCATGCTTATTATGACTATACCAGCCGTGAAGAACTGGAAGCAATGCGGCAGGAAGCTGAGGCACGTGGTGAACACTTCTGGTATGACCGCCGCTGGCGGCCGGATGAAGGCAAAACACTGCCACCTGTACCCGAAGGTGTTCAGCCGGTTGTACGTTTTAAAATGCCGCTAACTGGTGAAACGGCATGGGATGATTTGGTTAAAGGTCATATTGCCATTGCCAATCAGGATCTGGATGATCTGATTATTGCGCGTGCCGATGGTACGCCTACCTATAATTTCTGTGTAGTTGTAGATGATTATGATATGGGTATTACGCAGGTTATCCGTGGTGATGACCATGTCAACAATACGCCTAAACAGATTAATATTCTTTTAGCTATGGGTGCATCTTTGCCTCAATATGCTCATTTGCCGATGATTCTGAATGAAAAAGGCGCAAAAATGAGTAAGCGCCGGGATGCAGTTAGTGTGGTTGATTATGACCGGCAAGGTATTTTACCGGAAGCTTTGCTGAATTATCTGGCACGACTCGGCTGGGGACATGGTGATGATGAATTCTTCACGATGGAACAGTTTGTTGAATGGTTTGATTTAAAAGATGTCAGCCCTTCAGCTAGCCGTTTTGATCATGAAAAGCTGTTGTGGCTGAATGCACAGCATATTAAAGCCAGTGATAATTCCCGTCTGGCTGAGCTGGTGCGCCCGCGTCTGGCACAGCAGGGCATTGAAGTAACTGAGCAGCCGGATTTGGCTGAAGTGATAGCACTGGTTAAGGAACGTGCTCAGGATTTAAATCAGCTGGCTGAGGAATGCAGATATTTTTATGCTAAAGCAACTCCCGGAGAAAAGGAAGTAGCTAAACACTGGGATGCAGATGCTCCGGCACGTATGCAGCGCTTTGCAGCCCGACTTGAACAGTTATCACAATGGGATGCAGAAAGTATTCACGCTCTTTTTGCACCATTTTGTGAAACAGAAAATATTAAAATGGGTAAATTGGGTATGCCTTTACGTCTGGCTGTATGTGGTACAGGAAAAACCCCGTCGATTGATCAGGTGCTGGCTTTATTAGGGCGCGATGAGGTGTTGCGCCGTCTGCATCAGAACTGA
- the mnmA gene encoding tRNA 2-thiouridine(34) synthase MnmA: protein MNTKANLSQRIVVGMSGGVDSSVTAWLLKQGGYDVRGVFMQNWEDDNDDEYCSIKQDSLDAVAVADLIDMDIDIVNFAGQYKDNVFAYFLQEYQAGRTPNPDVLCNAEIKFKCFLEHALNGGADLIATGHYARKDVRDGVHYLLKGLDQNKDQSYFLYRLQPYQLQRALFPLGDLEKSEVRRLAEQAQLPTAGKKDSTGICFIGERPFRQFLQRYLPTNPGAMVTPEGKIVGEHEGLMYYTLGQRKGLGIGGDGEPWFVAGKNLSDNELLVVQGHDHPLLFSRSLIMHDLSFTTPERPAEGRYGVKTRYRMPDAAAQLRYLADDCAELVFDEPQWAVTPGQSAVLYAGAVCLGGGIIRDTDSHSIQNN from the coding sequence ATGAATACAAAAGCAAATTTATCACAACGTATTGTTGTTGGCATGTCCGGTGGAGTGGATTCATCGGTTACAGCCTGGCTGCTCAAGCAGGGCGGTTATGATGTGCGCGGTGTCTTCATGCAAAACTGGGAAGACGATAACGATGACGAATATTGTTCTATCAAGCAGGATTCACTGGATGCAGTAGCAGTGGCTGATCTGATTGATATGGATATTGATATTGTTAATTTTGCAGGTCAATATAAAGATAATGTCTTTGCATATTTTCTTCAGGAGTATCAGGCTGGTCGCACACCCAATCCTGATGTATTGTGTAATGCAGAAATTAAATTCAAATGTTTTCTGGAACATGCGCTGAACGGTGGTGCAGATCTGATTGCAACAGGACATTATGCACGTAAGGATGTACGCGATGGCGTACATTATCTGCTCAAGGGGCTGGATCAGAATAAAGACCAAAGCTATTTTCTGTATCGACTGCAACCATACCAATTACAGCGTGCATTGTTTCCGCTGGGTGATCTGGAAAAATCTGAAGTACGCCGACTGGCGGAGCAGGCTCAGTTACCCACAGCCGGAAAAAAAGACAGTACCGGAATCTGCTTTATTGGTGAACGTCCGTTCAGACAATTTTTACAGCGTTATCTGCCTACTAATCCGGGTGCAATGGTGACGCCGGAAGGTAAAATTGTAGGTGAGCATGAAGGACTGATGTATTACACACTGGGGCAGCGCAAAGGTTTGGGTATTGGTGGTGACGGTGAGCCATGGTTTGTTGCCGGAAAAAATTTGTCGGATAATGAGCTTCTGGTTGTACAGGGACATGATCATCCACTGTTGTTCAGTCGCAGCCTGATTATGCATGATTTAAGTTTTACGACACCAGAACGTCCGGCAGAAGGGCGCTATGGCGTGAAAACACGTTATCGCATGCCTGATGCGGCGGCTCAATTGCGTTATCTGGCTGATGATTGCGCGGAACTGGTGTTTGATGAACCACAATGGGCAGTGACACCCGGTCAGTCTGCTGTACTGTATGCTGGCGCTGTGTGTCTGGGTGGTGGTATTATCAGAGATACCGACAGTCATAGTATTCAAAATAATTAA
- a CDS encoding AMP-binding protein, with product MEKIWLQSYQEGVRAEVDVRAYSSIIDVLDTSVKKFGPQPSFSNMGTTLTYTQTATFVNQFTSYLQNVLNLQKGERVAIMMPNVLQYPIAVFGVLQAGGVVVNVNPLYTPRELAHQLIDSGATAIIVLENFAHTVAQVLEQTAIKQVIVASMGDMLGWLKGTVVNFMLRKVKKMVKPFQIEGAVTFLHALELGKKQRFTPVPLELEDLALLQYTGGTTGMSKGAMLTHGNIVANMQQASEWIKANLVLGKEVVVTPLPLYHIFSLTVNIMIFANAGSKNILITNPRDIKALVKVLKNNRVTVMSGVNTLFNALIHNEEFKTIDFSTWKLVLGGGMATQKMVAQEWKAITGVPIIDAYGLTEASPGVCANPLNNPEYTGTAGLPVSNTDIEIRDDNGKVLGVGEVGELWVQGPQVMKGYWNRPEETAKVLDSRGFVATGDMAEIDAKGYVKLVDRKKDMILVSGFNVYPNEVEEVVAAMPEVLEVACIGVPNEKSGEAIKLFVVKRDPNLTREQIIAYCRQNLTGYKVPKDIEFCSELPKSAVGKILRKDLRTEK from the coding sequence ATGGAAAAAATCTGGTTACAAAGTTATCAGGAAGGGGTGCGGGCAGAAGTAGATGTGCGTGCATATTCGTCAATTATTGACGTTCTTGACACCAGTGTGAAGAAATTCGGCCCGCAGCCAAGCTTTTCCAATATGGGTACTACACTCACGTATACTCAAACTGCTACTTTTGTAAATCAGTTCACGTCATATTTGCAGAATGTACTGAATCTGCAAAAAGGTGAGCGGGTAGCAATTATGATGCCTAATGTATTGCAGTATCCGATTGCGGTATTTGGGGTGTTACAGGCTGGCGGGGTAGTTGTGAACGTCAATCCTCTGTATACGCCGAGGGAATTAGCTCATCAGTTGATTGATTCCGGTGCGACTGCGATTATCGTACTGGAAAATTTTGCGCATACTGTGGCTCAGGTTCTGGAGCAGACTGCAATCAAGCAGGTGATAGTGGCCAGTATGGGCGATATGCTTGGCTGGCTGAAGGGTACTGTAGTGAACTTCATGCTGCGCAAAGTCAAAAAAATGGTGAAGCCTTTTCAGATTGAGGGGGCAGTTACTTTTCTGCATGCTCTGGAATTAGGGAAAAAACAACGTTTTACTCCGGTACCGCTTGAGCTGGAAGATTTGGCTTTGTTGCAATATACCGGCGGAACAACCGGTATGTCTAAGGGCGCAATGCTGACGCACGGTAATATTGTAGCCAATATGCAGCAGGCATCAGAATGGATTAAGGCAAATCTGGTGCTCGGAAAGGAAGTAGTAGTAACACCGTTGCCGCTATATCATATTTTTTCACTTACTGTGAATATTATGATCTTTGCTAATGCCGGTTCCAAAAATATTCTGATTACCAACCCGCGTGATATTAAAGCGTTGGTTAAGGTTCTGAAAAACAATCGGGTAACGGTAATGAGTGGCGTTAATACTCTGTTTAATGCACTGATTCATAATGAAGAATTTAAAACGATTGATTTTTCAACCTGGAAGCTTGTGCTAGGTGGCGGAATGGCAACTCAGAAAATGGTGGCGCAGGAATGGAAAGCCATTACGGGTGTGCCCATTATTGATGCTTATGGTCTAACTGAGGCCAGCCCCGGCGTGTGCGCTAATCCGCTGAATAATCCTGAATATACGGGTACTGCCGGTTTGCCGGTTTCGAATACAGATATTGAAATTCGTGATGATAACGGCAAGGTTCTCGGGGTTGGTGAAGTAGGCGAGTTATGGGTTCAGGGGCCGCAAGTAATGAAAGGCTACTGGAACCGACCAGAAGAAACAGCTAAAGTTCTTGATAGCCGTGGTTTTGTGGCTACCGGTGATATGGCTGAAATTGATGCTAAAGGTTATGTAAAGCTGGTAGATCGCAAAAAAGATATGATTCTGGTATCGGGTTTTAATGTATATCCGAATGAGGTAGAAGAGGTTGTAGCCGCTATGCCTGAGGTGCTGGAAGTAGCTTGTATCGGTGTACCTAATGAAAAATCAGGCGAAGCAATCAAGTTATTTGTAGTAAAACGAGATCCGAATCTGACTCGTGAACAAATTATTGCCTATTGCCGCCAGAATCTGACCGGCTATAAAGTGCCTAAAGATATAGAGTTTTGCTCAGAACTGCCCAAATCTGCTGTAGGAAAAATTTTGCGTAAGGATTTGCGAACAGAAAAATAA
- the purE gene encoding 5-(carboxyamino)imidazole ribonucleotide mutase codes for MNTPQIGIIMGSNSDYPIMQQAEQFLQQFSIPYEIQVVSAHRTPDLMFEYAETARSRGLKAIIAGAGGAAHLPGMVAAKTTVPVLGVPVPSKYLRGEDSLLSIVQMPKGVPVATFAIGEAGAANAALFAISMLANDNPQLAQKLAEFRESQKQSVLDMNLPSISA; via the coding sequence ATGAACACTCCGCAAATCGGCATTATTATGGGTAGCAATAGTGACTATCCGATTATGCAGCAGGCAGAGCAGTTTCTGCAGCAATTCAGTATTCCTTATGAAATACAGGTTGTATCCGCACACCGTACTCCGGATTTAATGTTTGAATACGCTGAAACCGCCCGTTCCCGAGGCTTGAAAGCGATTATAGCCGGCGCCGGAGGGGCTGCTCATCTGCCGGGCATGGTTGCTGCCAAAACCACCGTTCCTGTTCTGGGCGTACCTGTACCAAGTAAATATTTGCGCGGTGAAGATTCACTACTGTCTATTGTCCAAATGCCTAAAGGCGTACCAGTAGCCACTTTTGCTATTGGTGAAGCTGGTGCAGCCAATGCTGCTTTATTTGCCATTTCCATGCTGGCCAATGACAATCCGCAGCTGGCACAAAAACTGGCAGAATTTCGTGAAAGCCAGAAACAAAGTGTTCTGGATATGAATTTACCCAGCATTTCAGCCTGA
- a CDS encoding tol-pal system YbgF family protein — MNSRLNQYHFSLILIVTFCISACSNLPSSSVVTSTSAAEEVHTNSNQSTEQIGQIQAQLNALQIQINGLQNQMNDIRQQQDTLSRYLNVRTPVSHTTPVKASATNDNTSEARRLYNAGLYSQSIRLLKNADSGGNGSAQAQERMWLLLQNHSRLNNCESVINIGKRFNSLYPQNSQSANALYMVAQCQTHLQQQDISRLTYQHIISSYPNSNAAVKARHQLKNLLPIKKGTR; from the coding sequence ATGAATTCACGTTTAAATCAATACCATTTCAGCCTAATCCTGATAGTTACATTTTGCATCAGTGCTTGCAGTAACCTACCATCCTCCTCTGTTGTGACTAGCACTTCTGCGGCGGAAGAAGTACACACAAATAGTAACCAATCCACTGAACAGATTGGCCAGATTCAGGCGCAGCTGAATGCTTTACAGATACAGATCAATGGCCTGCAAAACCAGATGAATGATATTCGTCAGCAACAAGATACATTATCGCGCTACCTGAATGTACGTACTCCGGTCAGCCACACTACTCCGGTCAAAGCCTCCGCTACTAATGATAATACCAGCGAAGCACGCCGGCTATATAATGCCGGTCTTTATAGCCAAAGCATTCGTCTGCTGAAAAACGCTGATAGTGGTGGCAATGGCAGCGCCCAGGCACAAGAGCGCATGTGGCTGCTGCTGCAAAACCATTCTCGTTTGAATAATTGTGAATCAGTAATTAATATCGGCAAGCGCTTTAACAGCCTTTATCCGCAAAACAGTCAAAGTGCCAACGCTCTTTATATGGTGGCACAATGTCAGACTCATTTACAGCAGCAGGATATTTCCCGCCTTACTTATCAGCACATTATCAGTAGTTATCCCAACAGTAATGCCGCTGTTAAAGCCAGGCATCAATTAAAAAACCTGTTACCAATCAAAAAAGGAACTCGATGA